The genomic interval GCTTGCGTATGCGAATCTGCGGCGGGATCGTCAGCGGTGATCTTTGCCACTTTATCGGCGCCCTTTGCCAGCGCGAGATGAAGCGCATTGTCCAACTCCCCGATCAAGTCCACGCCGATCACGGTCACCGTCCCGCCGACGGCTTCCTTGATCAACACCGCCTGCTCGATGGAATGTTCGTCCCATTCATTGAGGACAAAATCCACCGAGTCGAAATCCACGTTATTGCCTTTGACGGGCAGGTCATCGGCAATGCTGGGGATGTGTTTGATGGCTACAACTATGTTCATGAAAATCACTCTCCTATGATTGAGTTACAAATTCACGTCGAAAGTCGAAGGTCAAAGGTCGAATGACTTTCGACTTTTGACCTTCGACGAATTGATCACTCACCCCTCATCGCCCTATCCAACAACTCCAAAATATCCAGCACATCCACATGCTCATTGCCCGTGGACTTGACCGCATCCGTGAAGCGCGAGACTTCGAAGGGACAAGCGACTGCCAGCACGTTCGCGCCCGTGGACGCGGCTTCCATCGCGCGTTTTTCCGAGAGACGCATGGTGGTGTGCTTGGCGGTGAACGAGTCCATCCACATGCCGCCGCCGCCCCCGCCGCAACAGTAACCGTTTTCGCGGTTGCGTCCCATCTCGACCAGTTCCACGCCAGGGATGGCTTCCAGCAGTTGACGCGGCGCTTCGTATTCGCCGTTGTGACGTCCGAGATAGCAGGGATCGTGATAGGTAATCTTCTTATTGACGGGGTGCTTCAACATCGGCTTGAGTTGATCGAGATAACGAACGAGGAAAGTTGTGTAATGAAGCACGGGGCGCTCGAAACCATATTTCGGATACACGTTCTTGAACGCATTGAGTTCGTGAGGTCCCGTGACGACCAATTCCTTCCACTCGTACTTATTGAAGGTCTCGATGTTGTACTCGGTCATCATCTCGAACAGACCCTTCTCGCCAGCCAAACGCTGGGAGTCGGCGTCGTCTTTTTCTTCTTTGCCTAAAATTGCAAAATCAATTCCCAACGCGTTGAAGATTCTCGCTGCCGCCGATGCCGCGTCAATGCCGCGCGGATGATACGAAGGATACGAGCCGACATACCAAAGCACATCCACAGGACGCGCCGCATCTTTGATGATCGGCACAGGCACGCCCGCATTTTGAATCCACGCATCGCGCTTGCGTTGAGGTTGTCCAAGCGGATTGCCGCTCTTGGCGGTGTTCTCGAATGCCTGCTGTAATTCGGGCGGGACAAATTTTCCGTCAAGGATCGCCTGTTCGCGCGCGGCGGGCATGATCTTGACCATGTTCACTTCTTTGGGACACACGCGCAGACAATTCGCGCACGTCGTGCAAAGCCAGAGTTCGGGCGCTTCGGTCAAGTCCATGCCTGTTTGGGCGTAGCGATACAACTTGCGCGGACCGTAATTCCCGACCACATCTACAGGGCAGACGGCAACGCACTTGGCGCATTGATAACAATTCGCAAACGACTCCGCGTTCGGGATGTCCGCGATCTTCTCGATCAGCTCGGGTGTGTACTCGGTGATGACCCGCTGTTCAAACATGCGGTTCCAATGTCCCGAAACGTCAATACCGTCTACGATGACGTTTTCTCTTTCTATCGCTTTTGCTTTTTCATACTTAGGTGCCATGAAGACTCCTGGTTCGTGGTAATTGGAGATTGGAGACTGGAGATTAGTTGTTTGCGCCACAGTGTCCGTGATTTACCGTGCAACTCAGACATATTTAACGTCCGCTTGAGACGAGGCAGGGATTTTCCCGTCGAATCAACGTTATTCGCAACCACAATCTCCACAGCGACTCACCAATCTCCAATCTCTAGTCTCTAATTCTCTAGTTCTCTAGTTCTCTAATCCTCTAATCTCTTGCCTTCCTCAATCCCAACAACCTCCGCGCCATATTCGGCAGGGACGGCAGCAGCCCGTTGAAGTCGCGGCTCAAACGCCAACTGGTCGAGCCATACATGTAAACGCCATAGGCACACGCCAGAAAAGCGCTGTTCGCAAAGGGAGCGCATCTCTCATCGCTGGTCAATTCTTCAGACCACAAGCCTGTCCCTTCGCCGAATTTGATACTCATCGCGCTGACCGCTCCCACACGGGCGTAGCCGTCCGCGAGATTCTCCGCGAGTAAGTTGTGCGTGCTTCCCGCCAGCAGCGGCAGAATCCCTGTGCCGACGGTCGGATCCCACAGCCAGCGAGTCCACAGCCAGTGTTCATTTGGATTTGTATTGTGTAAAAGTCCAGTAGCGAGTTCGAGCGCGAGACGAGTATCGAGCGCGCTCAACTTTTCAACGAAGGATGCAACTCGAACGGGAGTTGGCGATTCGCCGTTTAGTAATTGCTGGACGAGCGAGTAATCGCCTTGCATAAAGTAATTAGTAATTGTTCGCGCGTTCGCTTTTGTGTGCGCGACAGCGGAAGCGACGTCAGCGAAGGAAGATGTCAACGAAGCAGAGTCAAGCCGAAGGTCGGAAAAGAGGCGGGCGTGACGTTCCGCCAATTCATCCGCAATCGCGATCACATCTTCAGGCGATACTTGCGCGAGCGCATCCTGCAAATTTGTTTGCAGTTCGGGATCATCAGGTCCCGTCTTTTGCTTGATGATGTGACTCTGTCGTTGAGGGAGCATGATTTTAGTACCGCAAAATTAATTTTGCGCTACGCCCTCACCAACGCCATCGCGCGCGCCGCCGCAAGACCAGCGGATGAAATCGAGTCGTTCAGATCGGCGGGGCCCGCCGCCGCGCCCGCGACAAAAATTCCAGGGACGGATGTGGCGACCGTATCGAGTCCGCCCGCGCCGCCCGCTTCGATGAAGCCGTATTTATTTTGCTGAACACCCATCAACTGCGAAATGGCGCGCGTGCCTGCGCTCGGCTCCATGCCGACCGACAACACGACCATATCCATCGTCACTTCCATCGGGCGGCTCATCGTTGTGTCTTCGCCGCGAATCAAAAGTTGATCGCCCTTCTTCAACACTTCGCTGATGACGCCCTTCACATAATTGACTTTATATTTTTCCTGCGCAGGCCAGTAAATTTCATTTTCCCAATACCCATACATGCGCATGTCAATGTAAAAGATCATCACTTTGCTGTCGGGCAATTGCTCGCGCAACTCGATGGCTTGTTTGCTTGCAATGCCGCAGCAAACTTTCGAACAATATTCGTTTCCAATTTGCCTGTCGCGCGAACCGACGCATTGAATGAACGCGATCTTCTTCGGCGCTTCGCCGTTCGACGGACGCACGACCTTGTGTTCCTTCAACATTTTTTCGAGATCGGTCAGCGTGATGACATCGGGGAACGAATAATAATTGTAGTATTGCGTCGCGCGGCCTGGATCGAAATGCTGGAAGCCCGTGGCGATGATGACCGATCCAACATTGAGCGACTCGGCAACCCCGCCCGCTTCGATCTCGACGGTGAAGTTGCCAGCGCTCCCCGACATTCCCTTCACTTCGGCTTGATACTTCACCTGCACATTGGCGTGACTCGTGACCGACGCGGCAAGTTCCGCCATCGCTTCCGACGCGTCGCGCCAATGATGAGTCAACTTGGCGTAAGACTCACGGTCGGGCGTGCCGCCGAGACGTTCGCGCTTTTCGATGAGTATCGCTTCCCCGCCGAGTTCAGCCACAGACCGCGCCGCTTCCAGTCCCGCTGGTCCCCCGCCGATGACCAAGACTTTGTTTGACATGTGTGTTCCTCCTATTTATCTTGCGTAGTTGGCGTTCTCTTACGCCAACGTGGACGCTAGAGAGCATCCACTACCCAAATCATTGTTACGCCGTCAAATGAATGGGTTGATCCGCATCCTGCCACGTGATCCCAGATTTCGTCCCCGCGCGGATCGCGTCGAGGTCAGCCTGAAATTCATCCCAATATTTCTGCCAGTTGATTCCGAGTTTCTCCATTAACGGCCGCCAATCCGTCGAGTGCCAGTGGAACTGCACCACGCGGAAGGGATGCGCGCCCATCGCCAGCGCCGCAACCTGCGCGTCGGATAACACAGGGATGCCAACTTTGCGGTCATGCGCTTTCGCGGCGAATTGACTCTTATCGAGCGTGGTCACACAACCTGTATCGTGAGTCACGGTCAGGTCGGGGTTGACTTCATTCTTCATTGTTTCGATCTTGCGAAGCACAGCGAAGGAACGCGTGAAATCACGTTGAACGAGAACGTGACGAAAACCAAAGCCGCAACAATCGAACCACGTCGAATAGTCCGCGACGTGGATGCCGAGAGACTCAAGCATGGCAGTGACAACAGCAGTGCGCTGTCCGCCGTAAATTTCTGGATCATAGATCGCATCTTCGGCTACGATCTTGTAGTAGTGACAGGCAGGATGAACCGTTGCTGTGATCGGACTCATGTCCACGAGCTGGCGTTCCTTGAAGCGGTCGCGCATGGCATAGACCCACTCGCTGTAATGGACGATCTCTTCGGGGATGACCAGCGGTTTGCCCATCTTATCGAGGATGCGGCGGACTTCATCGCGCAGTTCTTTGTGATGGAC from Candidatus Defluviilinea gracilis carries:
- a CDS encoding (Fe-S)-binding protein; this encodes MAPKYEKAKAIERENVIVDGIDVSGHWNRMFEQRVITEYTPELIEKIADIPNAESFANCYQCAKCVAVCPVDVVGNYGPRKLYRYAQTGMDLTEAPELWLCTTCANCLRVCPKEVNMVKIMPAAREQAILDGKFVPPELQQAFENTAKSGNPLGQPQRKRDAWIQNAGVPVPIIKDAARPVDVLWYVGSYPSYHPRGIDAASAAARIFNALGIDFAILGKEEKDDADSQRLAGEKGLFEMMTEYNIETFNKYEWKELVVTGPHELNAFKNVYPKYGFERPVLHYTTFLVRYLDQLKPMLKHPVNKKITYHDPCYLGRHNGEYEAPRQLLEAIPGVELVEMGRNRENGYCCGGGGGGMWMDSFTAKHTTMRLSEKRAMEAASTGANVLAVACPFEVSRFTDAVKSTGNEHVDVLDILELLDRAMRGE
- a CDS encoding CoB--CoM heterodisulfide reductase iron-sulfur subunit A family protein, producing the protein MSNKVLVIGGGPAGLEAARSVAELGGEAILIEKRERLGGTPDRESYAKLTHHWRDASEAMAELAASVTSHANVQVKYQAEVKGMSGSAGNFTVEIEAGGVAESLNVGSVIIATGFQHFDPGRATQYYNYYSFPDVITLTDLEKMLKEHKVVRPSNGEAPKKIAFIQCVGSRDRQIGNEYCSKVCCGIASKQAIELREQLPDSKVMIFYIDMRMYGYWENEIYWPAQEKYKVNYVKGVISEVLKKGDQLLIRGEDTTMSRPMEVTMDMVVLSVGMEPSAGTRAISQLMGVQQNKYGFIEAGGAGGLDTVATSVPGIFVAGAAAGPADLNDSISSAGLAAARAMALVRA
- a CDS encoding heterodisulfide reductase subunit B, producing MMTELTTVEQILERKSHPVIRDATVAPTDDMHDRLLELEAKGEIVLQRMKGDYIEFPTKYGRMKKIPIEHTWHHKSCGHCGHIPGYASSILWLHRQFNLDYHDPTDQTSCTGWNYYASAASNAVGQAAVMSRNFAAAYETGYFPLIHCGTSFGHYKEIREQLVHHKELRDEVRRILDKMGKPLVIPEEIVHYSEWVYAMRDRFKERQLVDMSPITATVHPACHYYKIVAEDAIYDPEIYGGQRTAVVTAMLESLGIHVADYSTWFDCCGFGFRHVLVQRDFTRSFAVLRKIETMKNEVNPDLTVTHDTGCVTTLDKSQFAAKAHDRKVGIPVLSDAQVAALAMGAHPFRVVQFHWHSTDWRPLMEKLGINWQKYWDEFQADLDAIRAGTKSGITWQDADQPIHLTA